The genomic interval GTCTTATGATGATAAACTCTCATCCCGATATAGCCTCCTATTGCACCGCCAATGACTGCCAGCCACCAAAGAGTTGCTTCTCTTATTCTCCATTCTCCACGCTTTGCACGATTTTTATCAATTCCCATGATAAGAAAACTAACGATATTTAAGAGTAGATAATAGATAATTATGTAATTCAATATCATACACTCCTTTATGAAAAAAGAGCTGACCCATTACATGGAGTCAACTCTTTAAACGTTCAATTATTTAGTTAGTTGAGCTTTTGCAGCGTCTGCTAATTGAGCAAATGCTTTTTCGTCAGCTACAGCTAAATCAGCAAGCATTTTACGGTTTACTTCGATACCAGCAAGCTTTAATCCATGCATTAAACGGCTGTAAGAAAGACCATTAATACGAGCAGCTGCGTTGATACGAGTGATCCAAAGTTTGCGGAAGTCGCGTTTTTTCTGACGACGATCACGGTAAGCATACATTAAAGATTTCATTACTTGTTGGTTTGCAACTTTGTATAATGTATGTTTTGAACCGAAATAACCTTTAGCTAGTTTTAAAACTTTTTTACGACGTTTACGTG from Metabacillus sediminilitoris carries:
- a CDS encoding DUF1294 domain-containing protein; translation: MNYIIIYYLLLNIVSFLIMGIDKNRAKRGEWRIREATLWWLAVIGGAIGGYIGMRVYHHKTKHVSFKFGFPILTIFHLLLFMYLLKQLA
- the rplT gene encoding 50S ribosomal protein L20, whose protein sequence is MPRVKGGIVSRKRRKKVLKLAKGYFGSKHTLYKVANQQVMKSLMYAYRDRRQKKRDFRKLWITRINAAARINGLSYSRLMHGLKLAGIEVNRKMLADLAVADEKAFAQLADAAKAQLTK